In Finegoldia magna ATCC 53516, a genomic segment contains:
- a CDS encoding DUF1002 domain-containing protein → MKKITVFLLAILISLSSTISFAGEIDTKVVDEKWGKPTFVYGESLDKSQIRKTKGLLNIEDDSNIKSVMVTYNDLLKYIGGDDSNPGSMISSVLVKKENKNKGIKVNITTPKNITLITEKQYENAAITAGVKDCTIMVAAVRPVTGESALTGVFKAFESNGEKLDSDRIKVAQEELEVVSDINKENKDKGDFNRDKLNDVIVVIKDNIANININNNGQAPTLEEIKKIVNDAIKENNLENVITEDQKQELVNFFEKYSNVKSIDSKDIKDELSNISGKVIEGAKDIYKKAEDAGIIDKIINFFSSIIKSIADSFDSNK, encoded by the coding sequence ATGAAAAAAATTACAGTTTTTTTATTAGCTATTTTAATTTCACTCTCATCAACTATCAGCTTTGCTGGTGAAATAGACACCAAGGTTGTTGATGAAAAGTGGGGTAAGCCAACTTTTGTGTATGGTGAAAGCTTAGATAAATCTCAAATTAGAAAAACAAAAGGACTTTTAAATATTGAGGATGACAGTAATATTAAGTCGGTTATGGTAACTTATAATGATTTATTGAAATACATCGGAGGAGATGATTCAAATCCAGGAAGTATGATTTCAAGCGTTTTGGTGAAAAAAGAAAATAAGAACAAAGGGATAAAAGTCAATATAACAACACCAAAAAATATTACATTAATTACCGAAAAACAATATGAAAATGCTGCAATTACAGCAGGTGTAAAAGACTGCACAATAATGGTGGCTGCAGTGAGACCAGTAACTGGAGAATCAGCGTTGACTGGTGTATTCAAAGCTTTTGAGTCAAATGGTGAAAAGCTTGACAGTGACAGAATAAAAGTTGCCCAAGAAGAACTAGAAGTTGTTAGTGATATTAACAAAGAAAACAAAGATAAAGGCGACTTTAATAGAGACAAATTAAATGATGTCATTGTCGTAATTAAAGATAATATTGCGAATATAAATATCAACAATAATGGTCAAGCACCAACTCTTGAAGAAATTAAAAAAATTGTCAACGACGCAATCAAAGAGAATAATCTCGAAAATGTAATCACAGAGGATCAAAAGCAAGAATTGGTTAATTTTTTCGAAAAATATTCTAATGTGAAATCTATTGATTCAAAAGATATTAAGGATGAATTGTCTAATATTTCTGGTAAAGTTATAGAAGGAGCTAAGGATATTTATAAAAAAGCAGAAGACGCAGGTATTATTGATAAAATAATTAACTTTTTCTCCTCAATTATAAAATCAATTGCAGATTCTTTTGATTCAAATAAATAA
- a CDS encoding redoxin domain-containing protein, with translation MSLIKKHVEEFKVPAYHNEELTEVSSEDLKGHWSLLFFYPGDFTFVCPTELEDLQNLYSEFKELNCEIYSISTDSEFVHKAWHDKSEKIKKIEYPMLSDRAFVLSKQFGVLKEADGQSQRGAFLINPDLDVVLYEVSADGIGRNAHELLRKLQAAQYVDKYGDQVCPANWAPGQDTLKPGIDLVGNL, from the coding sequence ATGTCATTAATTAAAAAACACGTTGAAGAATTTAAAGTTCCTGCTTATCACAATGAAGAACTTACAGAAGTTTCTAGTGAAGATTTAAAAGGTCACTGGTCATTATTGTTCTTCTATCCAGGAGATTTTACATTTGTATGTCCTACTGAATTAGAAGACTTACAAAACCTATACTCAGAATTTAAAGAATTAAACTGTGAAATTTATTCTATCTCTACAGATTCAGAATTTGTTCACAAAGCATGGCATGATAAATCTGAAAAGATTAAAAAAATCGAATATCCAATGTTATCAGATAGAGCATTTGTTTTATCAAAACAATTTGGCGTTTTAAAAGAAGCTGACGGTCAAAGTCAAAGAGGAGCTTTCTTGATCAATCCTGATTTAGACGTTGTATTATACGAAGTATCTGCTGATGGAATTGGTAGAAACGCACACGAATTATTAAGAAAATTACAAGCTGCACAATATGTAGACAAATACGGTGATCAAGTTTGTCCAGCAAACTGGGCACCTGGCCAAGACACTTTAAAACCAGGAATTGACCTAGTAGGTAACTTATAA
- a CDS encoding ATP-dependent helicase: protein MKFTENQQKAISHFESPALVLAVPGAGKTTVLLNRIKYLEKVHNIDPKSILSITFSKSQAVDMKERFSEKFPETESAYFSTIHSFCYYIIKLHYKMNNRIFKILESNNDINKYLVIRNIIRKINKTNSKDEDVEKFLQYYGYCKNMMIVKDFPKFDIENFEQIYLEYENFKKNNFYIDFDDMLTKSFEILNEDDYILKRIKRKYKFFQVDEGQDTSKIQFELIKKIAYPENNLFIVADDDQSIYSFRGADPSYLLDFNKIFPDASIYYIDQNFRCTDKIVNASNLFIKQNKNRYNKDVTSTKSSDKKIIIKFPQNFMSMFAYLKNNINPDKKTAILYRKNISSIALTKYLHDQDINFHSRYQKDDFYNHFVLNDILKMIAFSENKTSVGLFRDIYYKLNSYIKKTSINQLETYDESMPVLDRLLDDSTLSRYYVDRFMDLKSFFSGIKRAKGSKKIDIIMNDIDYKTYIEDSVLLQNQKISLDLLTEIYKYLFKDCECYEDFINEIENLKKIQKDSIKQTSNLNLLTVHSAKGLEFDEVFIIDLIDGEFPTNIDSNNKNYENIFEEEIRMFYVAMTRAKDKLTLLSPKTRNSIEVDSSQFLKDIIEIENN, encoded by the coding sequence ATGAAATTTACTGAAAATCAGCAAAAAGCAATCTCTCATTTTGAATCCCCTGCATTAGTATTGGCAGTTCCAGGAGCCGGTAAAACCACCGTACTTCTTAATAGAATAAAATACTTGGAAAAAGTTCACAATATTGATCCAAAAAGTATTTTATCTATAACATTTAGCAAATCTCAAGCAGTAGATATGAAAGAAAGATTTTCTGAAAAATTCCCAGAAACGGAATCTGCTTATTTTTCCACAATTCATTCTTTTTGCTATTATATTATTAAACTACATTATAAAATGAATAATAGAATATTTAAAATTCTTGAATCAAATAATGATATCAATAAATATCTTGTTATTAGAAATATAATAAGAAAAATCAATAAAACTAACTCTAAGGATGAGGACGTTGAAAAATTCTTGCAATACTATGGCTATTGTAAAAATATGATGATAGTCAAAGATTTTCCAAAATTTGATATTGAAAATTTTGAACAAATATACCTAGAGTATGAAAACTTTAAGAAAAATAATTTTTATATTGATTTTGATGATATGCTTACTAAATCATTTGAGATACTCAACGAAGATGATTATATACTCAAAAGAATTAAACGTAAGTACAAATTTTTTCAAGTAGACGAAGGACAAGATACTTCAAAAATTCAATTTGAATTAATCAAAAAAATCGCCTACCCTGAAAATAATTTGTTTATTGTAGCAGATGACGACCAGTCAATTTATTCTTTTAGAGGCGCAGATCCTAGCTATTTATTAGATTTTAATAAGATTTTCCCAGATGCTAGTATTTATTATATCGACCAAAATTTCAGATGTACGGACAAAATAGTTAACGCTAGTAACTTGTTTATTAAACAAAATAAAAATCGATACAATAAAGATGTTACATCCACAAAATCATCAGATAAGAAAATAATAATAAAATTTCCTCAAAACTTTATGTCGATGTTTGCTTATCTAAAAAATAATATAAATCCTGATAAAAAGACTGCTATATTGTACAGAAAGAATATTTCGTCTATAGCTCTAACGAAGTATTTACACGATCAAGATATTAATTTTCACTCTAGATATCAAAAAGATGATTTTTACAATCATTTTGTACTCAATGATATTTTAAAAATGATTGCTTTTTCCGAAAACAAAACATCTGTCGGACTTTTTAGAGATATTTATTACAAACTAAACAGCTACATTAAAAAAACATCCATAAATCAACTTGAAACTTACGATGAATCAATGCCTGTTTTGGATCGTCTTTTGGATGATTCAACTCTAAGTAGGTATTATGTAGACAGATTTATGGACTTAAAATCATTTTTTTCAGGAATAAAAAGAGCAAAAGGTTCCAAGAAAATTGATATCATAATGAATGATATTGATTACAAAACATATATTGAGGACAGTGTTCTACTCCAAAACCAAAAGATATCATTAGACCTTTTGACTGAAATATATAAATATTTGTTTAAAGATTGTGAGTGCTACGAAGATTTTATCAATGAAATTGAAAATTTGAAGAAAATCCAAAAGGATTCTATAAAACAAACTAGTAATCTAAATTTATTAACTGTACATTCTGCAAAAGGTTTGGAATTTGATGAAGTTTTCATTATTGATTTGATAGATGGTGAGTTTCCTACAAATATTGACTCCAACAACAAGAATTACGAAAATATATTTGAAGAAGAAATACGAATGTTTTATGTAGCAATGACTAGAGCTAAAGATAAATTAACCCTGTTATCTCCAAAAACTAGAAATTCCATTGAAGTTGATTCATCACAATTTTTAAAAGATATCATAGAAATTGAAAATAATTAA
- a CDS encoding nitroreductase family protein produces MNEFLENRKSVRDFKSKNLSDSDLKKVESIIFEINNLAKKYDVNFKLYKDGSVVYNALDGEGGYEGTMIKANHYIAMEADKNNELSMIFGAFYFENLITKLDALNIGSCWVTISNASEESKKSAFGDNSNVDFLLAMGYAPNEFGFGKKKFSSRIGVEEFVCDKSLSTPINIDKLQNYGLDELFSYLRFAPSTKNEQPWRFVLNDDDFDLYIKDYKGIENLIDAGIVMYYYTELANYNNIDANWTVKEELNDKDNCKYIASVNF; encoded by the coding sequence ATGAATGAATTTTTAGAAAATAGAAAATCAGTAAGAGATTTTAAATCAAAAAATCTTAGTGATTCAGATTTAAAAAAAGTTGAATCTATTATTTTTGAAATAAACAATTTAGCAAAGAAATACGACGTTAATTTTAAATTATACAAAGATGGTTCTGTGGTTTACAATGCTCTTGATGGAGAAGGTGGATACGAAGGAACTATGATTAAAGCTAACCATTATATCGCAATGGAAGCTGACAAGAATAACGAATTATCAATGATATTTGGTGCATTTTATTTTGAAAATTTAATCACTAAATTAGATGCATTAAATATAGGAAGCTGCTGGGTGACTATATCTAATGCTTCAGAAGAATCCAAAAAATCAGCTTTTGGAGATAATTCTAATGTAGATTTCTTACTTGCTATGGGATATGCTCCAAATGAATTTGGATTTGGTAAGAAGAAATTTAGCTCAAGAATTGGTGTTGAAGAATTTGTTTGTGACAAATCACTTTCTACTCCAATCAATATAGATAAATTACAAAATTATGGTTTGGATGAGTTATTTAGTTATTTGAGATTTGCTCCTTCAACTAAAAACGAACAACCATGGAGATTTGTATTAAATGATGACGATTTTGATTTGTATATCAAGGATTACAAAGGAATAGAAAACTTAATAGATGCAGGAATCGTAATGTACTATTATACAGAATTAGCTAATTATAATAATATTGATGCTAATTGGACTGTTAAAGAAGAATTAAACGATAAAGACAATTGCAAATACATTGCATCAGTTAATTTTTAA
- the modA gene encoding molybdate ABC transporter substrate-binding protein yields MKKKYLLLMLVGCLILASCAKNEKQNTEQKEEKKTEEKTHNENISLFAAASLEESLAKIIPEFEKENNVKVDVNLASSGKLQKQIEQKAPCDVFVSAGQKQVKALEEKELVKDSKSLLKNKLVIVKNKETDVTISKIEDLENIKGKIAVAELETVPVGQYTKQSLTHYNLLDKLQEKFVYGKNVKDTLRFVDSKEAEVGFVYSSDAVTDDKVEVAFNVDESSHKPIIYPITKTTYSKNTEMQNKLYEFLQNELSAKYFKEAGFESSHE; encoded by the coding sequence ATGAAGAAAAAGTACTTATTATTAATGTTAGTGGGGTGTTTAATTTTGGCTAGTTGTGCAAAAAATGAAAAACAAAATACTGAACAAAAAGAAGAAAAGAAAACAGAAGAAAAGACACATAATGAAAACATAAGCTTATTTGCAGCGGCTTCATTAGAAGAATCATTAGCGAAAATTATTCCTGAATTTGAAAAAGAAAATAATGTAAAAGTTGATGTTAACTTAGCAAGTTCAGGAAAATTACAAAAACAAATCGAACAAAAAGCTCCTTGTGATGTATTCGTTTCAGCAGGACAAAAACAAGTTAAAGCTCTTGAAGAAAAAGAACTTGTAAAAGATTCAAAAAGTTTATTGAAGAATAAGCTAGTTATTGTAAAAAACAAAGAAACTGATGTTACAATTTCTAAAATAGAAGATTTGGAAAACATCAAAGGTAAAATTGCTGTAGCTGAATTGGAAACTGTTCCAGTTGGACAATATACAAAACAAAGCTTAACTCATTATAATTTATTGGACAAGCTTCAAGAAAAATTTGTATATGGTAAAAATGTTAAAGATACTTTGAGATTTGTTGACAGCAAGGAAGCGGAAGTTGGTTTCGTTTATTCTTCTGACGCGGTAACTGATGATAAGGTTGAAGTTGCTTTTAATGTTGATGAAAGTTCTCACAAACCTATTATTTATCCGATAACTAAAACAACTTACTCTAAGAATACCGAAATGCAAAATAAATTATATGAATTCTTGCAAAACGAATTATCAGCAAAATATTTCAAGGAAGCAGGTTTTGAATCTAGCCATGAATAA
- the modB gene encoding molybdate ABC transporter permease subunit → MNNDIMMPIIISLKVSIISTIITSILSIFIAWMMVKFNKKNGSILEAIITLPLVLPPSILGYILLLIIGNNGLIGKFFYDNFGWSIIFTWKACVIASIIVSFPLMYQNCKSAFQSIDKKILNAARTMGASEWKIFFRIAIPLAYTGIISGLVLAFARSLGEFGATMMVAGNIPSKTQTIPLAMYYAVERGDKTMANTLMIVVVVFSFSLIYFLNRWIEKRRNRNAEV, encoded by the coding sequence ATGAATAATGATATTATGATGCCTATTATTATTTCATTGAAGGTATCCATAATTTCAACTATTATTACGTCCATTCTATCAATATTTATTGCGTGGATGATGGTAAAATTTAACAAGAAAAATGGTAGTATACTAGAGGCAATAATTACATTGCCTCTTGTTTTACCACCATCAATATTAGGGTACATACTTTTACTTATAATAGGAAATAACGGTTTAATAGGAAAATTCTTTTATGATAATTTTGGATGGAGTATTATTTTTACATGGAAAGCGTGTGTAATAGCGTCTATAATAGTATCGTTTCCGCTTATGTATCAAAACTGCAAATCTGCATTTCAAAGTATAGACAAGAAAATTTTGAATGCAGCAAGAACTATGGGGGCTAGTGAATGGAAAATATTTTTCAGAATAGCAATTCCTTTAGCTTATACAGGAATTATTAGTGGTTTGGTACTTGCTTTTGCTAGAAGTTTAGGAGAATTTGGGGCAACCATGATGGTTGCAGGAAATATCCCAAGTAAAACTCAAACAATTCCATTAGCGATGTACTACGCGGTTGAACGTGGCGACAAAACAATGGCTAATACCTTAATGATTGTTGTTGTAGTATTTTCATTTTCATTGATATATTTCTTGAATAGATGGATAGAAAAGAGAAGGAATAGAAATGCTGAAGTGTAA
- a CDS encoding ATP-binding cassette domain-containing protein, with the protein MLKCNIEKKLNHFVLNVDFTVENEILCIMGESGSGKTSILNSIAGLLTPDKGDIVLDDNILFSDKINLKPQERNIGYVFQDYALFPNMSVEDNIFFMNPDKDYANSLIEKLGIEYLLENFPNTLSGGEKQKVSIVRALANKPRLLLMDEPFSSIDEKFKNKFYEELIEIKKSLDVPIMMVTHNRHEAEILADRLIFIDKGKILK; encoded by the coding sequence ATGCTGAAGTGTAATATTGAAAAAAAATTAAATCATTTTGTACTTAACGTGGATTTTACAGTAGAAAATGAAATTTTGTGCATAATGGGTGAGTCCGGAAGCGGAAAAACATCTATTTTAAACTCAATTGCAGGTTTGTTGACTCCAGATAAAGGAGATATTGTTCTTGATGATAACATTTTGTTTTCAGATAAAATAAATTTGAAACCACAGGAAAGAAATATTGGATATGTTTTTCAAGATTACGCACTATTTCCAAATATGAGTGTTGAGGACAATATTTTCTTTATGAACCCCGATAAAGATTATGCAAATTCTCTTATAGAAAAACTGGGAATTGAATATCTTTTGGAGAATTTTCCTAATACTTTATCAGGTGGAGAAAAACAGAAAGTTTCAATAGTTAGAGCGTTAGCGAATAAGCCGCGTTTACTTCTAATGGATGAGCCTTTCAGTTCAATTGATGAAAAATTTAAAAATAAATTTTATGAAGAACTGATAGAAATCAAAAAATCATTGGATGTTCCAATTATGATGGTTACTCATAATAGACACGAAGCAGAAATTTTAGCTGATAGATTAATTTTTATTGATAAAGGGAAAATTTTGAAATAA
- the rnr gene encoding ribonuclease R encodes MKIKQKVLNIVNSNDYIPLTFDELSSRLNIEKKDKKIFHKIINELQKDKKILLDKNSNIIPITEQKAYPGTIQGSGSDFCYFIPDDESIDDIFIAKKDLNGAIHKDKVLVTITVDKKPNRSPEGKVLQILSRETKKLVGTFDEAKGYGFVILDDKKYGFDVFVQSGNKNGAKNNDKVVVKLIKNPSKKHKNPEGVIVEVLGGKDDPGIDIYSIAKTFKLPYEFPKKVKEQAREIEQQVDESEKKSRMDFRDLFTVTIDGSDAKDFDDAISISKKDDNFILYVHIADVSHYVRKNTALDKEAFRRGTSVYMLDRVIPMLPTELSNGICSLNPNEDRLCLTVKMEISPTGKTLDYKFYESVINSDYRLVYKNVSDFLEDIENPYDDEKLTDNLLLMKELYEILSVRRKNRGSIDFDFPETKIILDENSKVVDVTKDERRIGNKLIEEFMLITNETVASHFGYLDRPFLYRVHEEPDEEKVNTFKRILSNFGYHLKGKNLYSKDYQRILNELDGKPEKPLLSSLLLRSMQKAEYSQNPSIHFGLASMFYTHFTSPIRRYPDLFIHRIVKNFINHKPDTNNEKEFMKYIKDIAKQCSATERRAEEAEREAIDMKSAEYMQQHIDEEFEGIISSLTKFGIFVQLDNTIEGLVQFQSMIDDYYVFDDKNYTVYGERTKKSYHIGQKVRVKVINSDKDKRQIDFEFVN; translated from the coding sequence ATGAAAATAAAGCAAAAGGTACTTAATATCGTAAATTCTAATGATTATATTCCTTTAACTTTTGATGAATTATCTTCAAGATTAAATATTGAAAAAAAAGATAAGAAAATTTTTCATAAGATTATTAATGAACTACAAAAAGATAAGAAAATTTTACTCGATAAAAATTCTAATATAATTCCAATTACAGAGCAAAAAGCATATCCAGGTACAATTCAAGGATCTGGAAGTGATTTTTGCTATTTTATTCCCGATGATGAAAGCATTGACGATATATTTATAGCTAAAAAAGATTTAAATGGGGCAATCCACAAAGATAAAGTCTTAGTTACAATAACTGTAGATAAAAAACCAAACAGAAGTCCTGAAGGAAAAGTTTTACAAATTCTATCTAGAGAAACAAAAAAACTTGTGGGAACTTTTGATGAAGCAAAAGGTTATGGTTTTGTAATTTTAGATGATAAAAAATACGGATTCGATGTTTTTGTCCAATCTGGTAATAAAAATGGAGCAAAAAACAACGATAAAGTCGTAGTTAAATTAATCAAAAATCCATCTAAAAAACACAAAAATCCAGAAGGAGTTATAGTTGAAGTCTTGGGAGGCAAGGACGATCCTGGAATTGACATTTATTCTATAGCAAAGACTTTTAAATTACCGTATGAATTTCCAAAAAAAGTAAAAGAACAAGCAAGGGAAATAGAACAACAGGTGGATGAATCAGAAAAGAAATCTAGAATGGATTTTAGAGATTTGTTTACTGTGACAATTGATGGATCTGATGCAAAAGATTTTGATGATGCTATTAGTATTTCAAAAAAAGATGATAATTTCATATTATATGTTCACATAGCTGATGTGAGCCATTACGTAAGGAAAAATACTGCATTGGATAAGGAAGCTTTTAGAAGAGGAACCAGTGTGTATATGTTGGATAGAGTAATTCCTATGTTACCTACAGAATTATCTAATGGGATTTGCTCATTAAATCCTAATGAAGACAGGCTTTGTTTGACAGTTAAAATGGAAATTTCGCCAACAGGAAAAACTCTTGACTACAAATTCTATGAATCTGTTATAAATTCTGATTATAGATTAGTCTATAAAAATGTGTCAGACTTTTTGGAAGACATTGAAAATCCTTATGATGATGAAAAACTCACGGATAATTTATTACTAATGAAAGAATTGTATGAAATTCTAAGTGTTAGAAGGAAAAATAGAGGAAGCATTGACTTTGATTTTCCAGAAACTAAAATTATTTTAGATGAAAATTCTAAAGTAGTTGATGTTACAAAAGATGAGAGAAGAATAGGAAATAAATTGATTGAAGAGTTCATGCTGATTACAAACGAAACAGTGGCAAGTCATTTTGGATATTTGGATAGACCATTTTTATACAGAGTTCACGAAGAACCTGACGAAGAAAAGGTGAATACTTTTAAAAGAATTTTGTCTAATTTTGGTTACCATTTGAAAGGTAAGAATTTGTATTCAAAAGATTATCAAAGAATTTTAAATGAACTAGATGGCAAACCTGAAAAACCTCTATTATCTTCGCTTTTATTAAGATCTATGCAAAAAGCTGAGTACAGCCAAAATCCTAGTATTCATTTTGGACTTGCATCTATGTTCTATACGCACTTCACTTCTCCAATCAGAAGATATCCGGATTTATTTATACACAGAATTGTGAAGAATTTTATAAATCATAAGCCAGATACTAATAACGAAAAAGAATTCATGAAATACATCAAAGACATTGCAAAACAATGTTCAGCCACTGAAAGAAGAGCTGAAGAAGCTGAGAGAGAAGCTATTGATATGAAATCTGCAGAATATATGCAGCAACACATAGATGAAGAATTTGAGGGAATTATTAGTTCACTCACAAAATTTGGAATTTTTGTACAACTTGACAACACGATTGAAGGTTTAGTACAATTTCAATCTATGATAGATGATTATTATGTATTTGACGATAAAAACTATACAGTTTATGGGGAAAGAACTAAAAAATCGTATCATATTGGACAAAAAGTTAGAGTTAAAGTTATAAATAGTGACAAAGATAAACGTCAAATAGATTTTGAATTTGTAAATTAG
- the smpB gene encoding SsrA-binding protein SmpB, whose amino-acid sequence MSDIKLLANNKKARHEYFIEDVYECGIELKGTEVKSIKKGKVSIKESYCMIENSEVFVYSMNISPYTEGNIFNVDSLRKRKLLMHKSEIRKLIGKTKEQGYTLIPLRVYEKNGLVKVEIALAKGKNLYDKRETLKKRDDLRNMQRAMRR is encoded by the coding sequence ATGAGCGATATAAAATTATTAGCAAACAATAAGAAAGCACGTCACGAATATTTTATCGAAGATGTGTACGAATGTGGAATTGAACTGAAAGGAACTGAAGTAAAATCTATCAAAAAAGGGAAAGTTTCCATTAAGGAAAGTTACTGTATGATTGAAAACTCAGAAGTTTTTGTTTATTCTATGAATATAAGTCCGTACACAGAAGGAAATATTTTTAACGTGGATAGTTTAAGAAAAAGAAAACTTTTAATGCATAAATCTGAAATCAGAAAATTAATCGGAAAAACAAAAGAACAAGGTTATACTTTGATACCTCTAAGAGTTTATGAAAAAAATGGACTTGTAAAAGTAGAGATAGCTCTTGCAAAAGGTAAGAATCTATACGATAAGAGAGAAACTTTGAAAAAACGTGACGATTTGAGAAATATGCAAAGAGCAATGAGAAGATAA
- a CDS encoding Rqc2 family fibronectin-binding protein: MSFDGIVTKAIVDDIKAKLINGKISKVNQPDKNELDLIIYNNKQNYKLLISASSSLPRMHFTNENKKNPIEAYNFCMLMRKYLQGAVITDIYQESMDRVVSIDINSRDEMGYDMNYSLVVELMGKHSNIILIEKESQMIVDAIKRISFDTKSIRQILPKTKYSYLEDDKINILRSDDLPTDIAEGTTKLQQVFYKNYTGFSPTISREICLRADLDFNRRLEDLTENEKLRFNQAFIEVREAIRNCDYDFSIVIDEDEKLKDFHVIKLEKYGYQKKNFDDIHEMLDYYYKKHSSNDSITQKSSHLKKIVSNKIQRNSNKLSNLTVDLQEAKKRDIYKVYADLISSNMHLIHKGVDKINVQNFYDEMNPIEIPLNPIKSGNENAQNYYKKFSKLKTREKMITQELPLIKQENEYLLQLLETLERVTEYQELSEIKDEMVKIGLIKKSKKKTAKVKPSKPRHFVTENNVDIFVGKNNYQNDNLTLKQANKEDIFVHVKDMPGSHVIMRNENLVQEDYDVACFLAAYFSSMSKEKFVEVDYTEKKNVKKAKGAKPGMVFYNNFNTVNVDMSSYDIDKIKEIV, encoded by the coding sequence ATGAGCTTTGACGGAATTGTAACAAAAGCGATAGTTGATGATATAAAAGCAAAATTAATTAACGGGAAAATCAGCAAGGTTAATCAACCCGATAAAAACGAATTGGATTTAATTATCTATAATAACAAACAAAATTATAAACTTCTTATTTCTGCATCCTCATCTTTACCGAGGATGCATTTTACAAATGAAAATAAGAAAAACCCAATTGAAGCGTATAATTTCTGTATGCTGATGCGAAAATACTTACAAGGAGCGGTTATAACTGATATTTATCAAGAATCGATGGATAGAGTTGTTAGTATTGATATCAATAGCAGAGACGAAATGGGATATGATATGAACTACTCATTAGTTGTAGAACTTATGGGTAAACATTCAAATATAATTTTGATTGAAAAAGAAAGTCAAATGATTGTAGATGCAATTAAGAGAATTAGCTTCGATACAAAAAGCATCAGACAAATACTTCCAAAAACTAAATATTCATATTTAGAAGATGATAAGATTAATATTCTACGATCGGATGATCTTCCAACGGATATTGCAGAAGGAACGACTAAACTGCAACAAGTTTTTTATAAAAATTACACAGGGTTTTCTCCAACTATTTCAAGAGAAATATGCCTAAGAGCAGATTTGGATTTTAACAGAAGACTTGAAGATTTGACTGAAAATGAAAAATTAAGATTTAATCAAGCTTTTATTGAGGTTAGAGAAGCTATCAGAAATTGTGATTATGATTTTTCTATAGTCATCGATGAGGATGAAAAATTAAAGGATTTTCATGTAATTAAATTAGAAAAATACGGATATCAAAAGAAAAACTTTGATGATATTCACGAAATGTTGGATTATTATTATAAAAAACACAGTTCAAACGATTCAATTACACAAAAATCTTCGCACTTGAAGAAAATAGTTTCAAATAAAATTCAAAGAAATTCAAATAAATTGAGTAATTTAACTGTAGATTTGCAAGAAGCTAAAAAAAGAGATATTTACAAAGTTTATGCTGATTTGATAAGTTCAAATATGCATTTGATTCATAAAGGCGTGGATAAAATAAATGTACAAAATTTCTATGATGAAATGAACCCAATTGAAATTCCATTGAATCCAATAAAATCAGGAAATGAAAACGCACAAAATTATTACAAAAAATTTAGTAAATTAAAAACTAGAGAAAAAATGATTACACAAGAGCTTCCTCTTATAAAACAAGAGAATGAATATTTACTTCAACTTCTAGAAACTTTGGAGAGAGTGACAGAATATCAAGAACTATCAGAGATTAAGGATGAGATGGTAAAAATAGGTTTGATAAAAAAATCTAAGAAAAAAACTGCAAAAGTAAAACCATCAAAGCCAAGACATTTTGTAACCGAAAATAACGTCGATATTTTTGTAGGTAAAAATAATTACCAAAATGATAATCTAACTTTGAAACAAGCTAACAAAGAAGATATTTTTGTTCATGTAAAAGATATGCCAGGATCTCATGTTATTATGAGAAATGAAAATCTTGTTCAGGAAGATTATGATGTCGCGTGTTTCTTGGCAGCCTATTTCTCCTCAATGAGTAAAGAAAAATTCGTTGAAGTTGATTATACTGAAAAGAAAAACGTAAAAAAAGCTAAAGGAGCAAAACCAGGAATGGTGTTTTACAACAATTTCAACACTGTTAATGTCGATATGAGTTCTTATGATATTGACAAAATCAAAGAAATTGTTTAA